In Cryptomeria japonica chromosome 10, Sugi_1.0, whole genome shotgun sequence, a genomic segment contains:
- the LOC131079206 gene encoding AP2/ERF and B3 domain-containing transcription factor RAV1-like has translation MEKGFSKETYEEGYESPDSRLKFEAISEHLSDKESISSVLDSTGSKSLGKDNDNGVEADGNEIDQAKGESEARESKNIQGREERKGDSPQFKGTVWQRNGHWGAQLYCNHGRIWLGTFRTREEAAKAYNRAYMKFRGQDDQPNLPCTPVSEAEKLFQDSLSPDEVALFIRDHIYDRELQKWCNAHHRPNQEVAGNQDAGEMGVNRQHLFEKKMTASDVSKLNRLAIPKQHAERHFPKEKLDVESETFLTFVDTSNSRQWQFRFSFWKSSQSYVLTRGWRRFIKSKDLKGGDIVSFSRDSKMPSNEFYITVHVSQNLMSENCVQDQSGSHELLQEKGSSAISNSLTSVGVPKVRICKPKELVKVKSQEKIRVGRNTDHIHYSSHQKTSNRLHGSAQLGKRKAMADESEHNSDDVIKLFGIEIGRKAEQLKDDAVENCRKAKKHLQLQIHPKEIKQKDGEVEMEVKEAKGLEWMA, from the exons ATGGAAAAG GGTTTTTCAAAGGAGACATATGAAGAAGGGTATGAAAGCCCTGATTCTAGGCTCAAGTTTGAAGCTATTTCAGAACATCTGAGTGACAAAGAAAGCATATCCAGTGTCCTTGATTCAACTGGCTCTAAATCATTGGGTAAGGATAATGATAATGGAGTAGAGGCTGATGGTAATGAAATTGATCAAGCGAAGGGCGAAAGTGAAGCAAGAGAGAGTAAAAATATTCAAGGACGGGAAGAAAGAAAAGGGGATTCTCCACAGTTCAAGGGTACTGTTTGGCAAAGGAATGGGCACTGGGGAGCTCAGCTATACTGCAACCATGGTAGAATATGGCTGGGTACTTTCAGGACTAGAGAAGAAGCTGCCAAGGCTTATAATAGAGCTTATATGAAGTTCCGAGGGCAAGATGATCAACCAAATTTACCCTGCACACCAGTTTCAGAAGCTGAGAAACTGTTTCAGGATTCTCTCTCTCCTGATGAAGTTGCCCTTTTTATCAGGGATCATATTTATGATAGAGAATTGCAAAAGTGGTGCAATGCTCATCACAGACCTAATCAAGAGGTTGCTGGTAATCAGGATGCAGGGGAGATGGGTGTGAATAGGCAGCATCTATTTGAAAAGAAGATGACTGCTAGTGATGTGAGTAAATTAAACAGGCTGGCGATCCCAAAACAACATGCTGAACGCCATTTTCCTAAGGAAAAGTTAGATGTTGAATCAGAAACTTTTCTTACATTTGTGGATACAAGTAACAGTAGACAATGGCAATTTAGATTTTCATTTTGGAAAAGCAGCCAGAGCTATGTGCTTACAAGAGGATGGAGAAGGTTTATCAAAAGTAAGGATTTGAAAGGAGGAGATATTGTTTCCTTCTCCAGGGATAGTAAGATGCCAAGCAATGAATTTTACATTACAGTCCATGTCTCTCAGAATTTGATGAGCGAGAATTGTGTGCAAGATCAATCTGGTTCTCATGAGTTGCTTCAAGAAAAGGGATCCAGTGCCATATCTAATTCACTAACCTCAGTAGGTGTGCCAAAAGTGAGAATTTGTAAGCCCAAAGAGTTAGTGAAAGTGAAATCTCAGGAAAAAATCAGAGTGGGTCGGAATACAGATCACATACATTATTCATCCCATCAGAAAACCAGCAATCGTTTACATGGATCTGCACAACTTGGTAAAAGAAAAGCTATGGCGGATGAAAGTGAACATAATTCAGATGATGTTATAAAGCTATTTGGGATTGAAATCGGTCGAAAAGCAGAACAGTTGAAAGATGATGCAGTTGAAAATTGTCGAAAAGCAAAGAAACATTTGCAGCTTCAGATTCATCCAAAAGAAATAAAACAGAAAGATGGTGAAGTCGAAATGGAGGTCAAAGAAGCAAAAGGATTGGAAtggatggcttaa
- the LOC131079205 gene encoding AP2/ERF and B3 domain-containing transcription factor RAV1, with translation MEKGFSKDTHEEGYESPDSRVNSRLKCEAISEHLNDKESISSALDSTGSKSLGKDNDNGVEADSNEIDQVKGNKEAKESKNVQAQEEGKGDSSEFKTERKNIKGQEEGKGDSPQFKGIVSQRNGHWGAQLYCERARIWLGTFKTKEKAAKAYDRAYMKFRGQDDQPNFPCTPLSEAEKLFQDSLTPDEVALFIRDHIYDRELQKWCNAHHRSNQEVSGNQDAEEMGKNRQHLFEKKMTDSDVSKLNRLVIPKQHAERHFPKDKLDVESETFLTFVDTSNSRQWQFRFSFWKSSQSYVLTRGWRRFVKSKDLKGGDIVSFSRDSKMPSNEFYITVHVSQNLMSKNCVQDQSGSDELLQEKGISAISSSLTSVSVPKVKICKPKESVKVKSEEKIRVGPNTDHIHYSSHQKTNNRFHGSAKLGKRKAMEDESGNNSDDVIKLFGIEIGRQAKKAER, from the exons ATGGAAAAG GGTTTTTCAAAGGACACCCATGAAGAAGGGTATGAAAGCCCTGATTCTAGGGTTAACTCTAGGCTGAAGTGTGAAGCTATTTCAGAACATCtgaatgacaaagaaagcatatcCAGTGCCCTCGATTCAACTGGCTCTAAATCATTGGGTAAGGATAATGATAATGGAGTAGAGGCTGATAGTAATGAAATTGATCAAGTGAAGGGTAATAAGGAAGCAAAAGAGAGTAAAAATGTTCAAGCACAGGAAGAAGGAAAAGGGGATTCTTCAGAGTTCAAGACAGAGAGAAAAAATATTAAAGGACAGGAAGAAGGAAAAGGGGATTCTCCACAGTTCAAAGGTATTGTTTCCCAAAGGAATGGGCACTGGGGAGCTCAGCTATACTGTGAGCGTGCTAGAATATGGCTGGGTACTTTCAAGACTAAAGAAAAAGCtgccaaggcttatgatagagctTATATGAAGTTCCGAGGGCAAGATGATCAACCAAATTTCCCCTGCACACCACTTTCAGAAGCTGAGAAACTGTTTCAGGATTCTCTCACTCCTGATGAAGTTGCCCTTTTTATCAGGGATCATATTTATGATAGAGAATTGCAAAAGTGGTGCAATGCTCATCACAGATCTAATCAAGAGGTTTCTGGTAATCAGGATGCAGAGGAGATGGGTAAGAATAGGCAGCATCTATTTGAAAAGAAGATGACAGATAGTGATGTGAGTAAACTAAACAGGCTGGTGATCCCAAAACAACATGCTGAACGCCATTTTCCCAAGGATAAGTTAGATGTTGAATCAGAAACTTTTCTTACATTTGTGGATACAAGTAACAGTAGACAATGGCAATTTAGATTTTCATTTTGGAAAAGCAGCCAGAGTTATGTGCTTACAAGAGGATGGAGAAGGTTTGTCAAAAGTAAGGATTTGAAAGGAGGAGATATTGTTTCCTTTTCCAGGGATAGTAAGATGCCAAGCAATGAATTTTACATTACAGTCCATGTCTCTCAGAATTTGATGAGCAAGAATTGTGTGCAAGATCAATCTGGTTCTGATGAGTTACTTCAAGAAAAGGGAATCAGTGCCATATCTAGTTCACTAACCTCAGTAAGTGTGCCAAAAGTGAAAATTTGTAAGCCCAAAGAGTCAGTGAAAGTGAAATCTGAGGAAAAAATCAGAGTGGGTCCGAACACAGATCACATACATTATTCATCCCATCAGAAAACTAACAATCGTTTCCATGGATCTGCAAAGCTTGGAAAAAGAAAAGCTATGGAGGATGAAAGTGGAAATAATTCAGATGATGTTATAAAGCTATTTGGGATTGAAATCGGTCGACAAGCCAAAAAAGCTGAAAGATGA